A region from the Thermanaeromonas toyohensis ToBE genome encodes:
- a CDS encoding ABC transporter ATP-binding protein: MPLLEVKDLCKDFGGLRAVSNFHLKMEKGEIVGLIGPNGAGKTTVFNLITGLIPPTSGSIIFQGENLVGLPPYKIAAKGVARTFQNIRLFKNMSVLDNVRAVLHVQNGYGLWQAALHGPRYAHKEEQALARARELLEVVNLASREQDPAGSLPYGDQRRLEIARALALEPKLLLLDEPAAGMNPREVASLIELIRFIKDKFQLTVLLIEHQMGLVMNLCERIVVMDFGEIIAEGTPREVSNNPLVLEAYLGKGAVVN; this comes from the coding sequence ATGCCTCTTTTGGAGGTTAAGGACTTATGTAAGGATTTTGGAGGTTTAAGAGCTGTATCTAACTTTCATCTTAAGATGGAAAAAGGGGAGATAGTGGGGCTTATTGGGCCGAATGGAGCTGGTAAGACCACTGTATTTAATTTGATTACAGGCCTGATCCCTCCCACTTCTGGGAGTATAATATTTCAAGGAGAAAATTTGGTGGGTCTACCTCCATATAAGATTGCTGCTAAAGGGGTTGCCCGTACCTTTCAGAACATACGGCTCTTTAAGAATATGAGTGTACTGGATAATGTGCGCGCAGTTCTCCACGTTCAGAACGGGTATGGGCTTTGGCAGGCAGCTCTCCATGGTCCACGATATGCCCATAAAGAAGAACAGGCCTTGGCTAGGGCGAGGGAGCTATTGGAGGTAGTGAATTTGGCTTCCCGTGAGCAGGACCCGGCAGGAAGTCTCCCCTATGGCGACCAGCGCCGCTTGGAGATAGCTCGGGCTTTAGCTTTAGAACCCAAGCTCCTTCTTTTGGATGAACCGGCGGCAGGGATGAATCCACGAGAAGTGGCTTCCTTGATAGAATTGATCCGCTTCATTAAAGATAAGTTCCAGCTTACAGTGTTACTGATTGAGCACCAGATGGGCCTGGTTATGAACCTGTGTGAGAGGATAGTGGTGATGGATTTCGGAGAGATCATTGCTGAAGGAACACCTCGCGAGGTAAGCAATAATCCTCTTGTGCTGGAGGCCTATCTGGGAAAGGGGGCCGTAGTCAACTGA
- a CDS encoding ABC transporter ATP-binding protein → MLEVKDLEVFYGSIQALHGISFKVNEGEIVTLIGANGAGKSTTLRTISGLVRPRRGKILFRGTDISRVPAHTIVRMGVAHVPEGRKIFPNLTVLENLQMGAYTRSNKQEIEESLERVFKSFPRLKERVKQLAGTLSGGEQQMLAMGRSLMSKPSLLLLDEPSMGLSPILVEEIFEIIKNINREGTTVLLVEQNAFMALQIAHRAYVLETGKLVLEGAAKEVRDNPKVRSAYLGELSFAS, encoded by the coding sequence ATGTTAGAAGTTAAGGATTTGGAAGTGTTTTATGGGTCTATACAGGCCCTCCACGGTATATCCTTTAAAGTTAATGAAGGCGAAATTGTAACCCTTATAGGAGCTAACGGAGCCGGTAAGTCCACGACTTTGCGTACCATTTCAGGGTTAGTGCGGCCCCGTCGGGGTAAAATTCTTTTCCGGGGAACGGACATAAGCCGGGTCCCGGCCCATACCATAGTTCGTATGGGTGTGGCCCATGTCCCTGAAGGGCGCAAGATTTTTCCTAACCTCACGGTCTTGGAGAATCTGCAAATGGGGGCCTATACCCGGAGCAATAAGCAAGAAATCGAAGAGAGCCTAGAGAGGGTATTTAAAAGTTTTCCCCGGTTGAAAGAGCGAGTAAAGCAACTGGCAGGCACCCTTTCAGGTGGCGAACAGCAGATGCTGGCCATGGGGCGGAGTTTAATGTCCAAGCCTTCCCTTCTCCTTTTGGATGAGCCTTCCATGGGATTATCCCCCATCCTGGTGGAAGAAATATTTGAGATTATAAAGAACATCAACCGTGAGGGCACGACGGTTCTTTTGGTGGAGCAAAATGCTTTTATGGCCTTACAAATTGCTCACCGAGCCTATGTATTAGAAACCGGAAAGCTAGTGTTGGAAGGTGCAGCGAAAGAGGTACGGGATAACCCTAAAGTGCGCTCGGCATATCTGGGGGAACTTTCCTTTGCAAGCTAA
- the rimP gene encoding ribosome maturation factor RimP yields MPLSKIAATVEGLVGPIIESMGYELVDVEYCKEGQRYFLRIFIDGPGGISLEDCEKVSEVIGEELDRADPIPHSYYLEVSSPGVERPLKKEADYHRFRGRLVSVRTFAPIGGRKRFEGRLLGLEGDEVHILTTTGEHFRIPRPAIASARLKYEPGKE; encoded by the coding sequence ATCCCTTTGAGCAAAATAGCGGCTACTGTTGAAGGCCTGGTAGGACCCATTATAGAAAGCATGGGCTATGAGCTGGTAGATGTAGAATACTGCAAGGAGGGGCAGAGGTATTTTTTGCGGATATTTATCGACGGACCAGGCGGCATAAGCTTAGAGGATTGCGAAAAGGTAAGCGAAGTGATAGGGGAGGAGCTGGACCGGGCTGACCCCATTCCCCACAGTTACTATTTAGAAGTCTCGTCGCCCGGTGTGGAGAGACCCCTTAAGAAAGAGGCCGATTACCACCGTTTCCGGGGCCGCTTGGTTAGCGTGCGTACCTTTGCTCCTATAGGAGGTCGTAAGCGGTTTGAAGGTCGGCTTTTGGGCCTGGAAGGGGATGAGGTCCATATACTTACTACCACCGGAGAACATTTTAGAATCCCCCGCCCAGCCATAGCTAGTGCAAGATTAAAGTATGAACCGGGAAAGGAGTGA
- the nusA gene encoding transcription termination factor NusA: MNTEFIHALKDLEREKGIQLGVLLEAIEAALVSAYKKNFGSAQNVRIHIQPETGEIKVLAQKRVVEKVNDPRVEISLEEARKLNANYEVGDIVEKEVTPKEFGRIAAQTAKQVVIQRIREAERNLIYEEFIARENDIATGIVRRQEGKNWIIDLGRAEAIMTPSEQIPSEVYTQGERIKIYILEVKKTTKGPQIFVSRTHPGLLKRLFELEVPEIHDGIVEIKGVAREAGTRSKIAVYSREEKVDPVGACVGPKGIRVQAVVNELRGEKIDIIKWSDDPAVFVANSLSPARVLDVEIDYENRVGRVIVPDNQLSLAIGKEGQNARLAAKLTGWKIDIKSESEAGDWHGWDDEDFEF; the protein is encoded by the coding sequence ATGAATACAGAGTTTATCCATGCTTTAAAGGATTTAGAGCGAGAGAAAGGAATACAGCTAGGGGTACTTTTGGAGGCTATTGAAGCAGCTTTGGTTTCTGCTTATAAAAAGAATTTTGGTTCAGCCCAAAACGTGCGGATCCATATCCAACCGGAAACAGGGGAGATAAAAGTCTTGGCCCAGAAAAGGGTAGTAGAGAAGGTTAATGATCCCCGAGTGGAGATAAGCCTGGAGGAAGCTAGAAAATTGAACGCGAATTACGAGGTAGGAGATATAGTAGAGAAGGAAGTTACTCCTAAGGAGTTCGGCCGAATAGCAGCCCAGACAGCTAAACAGGTGGTAATCCAGCGCATACGGGAAGCGGAGAGAAACCTGATTTATGAGGAATTTATCGCTCGGGAAAATGATATAGCCACTGGAATTGTGCGCAGGCAGGAAGGCAAAAACTGGATTATCGATCTAGGCCGTGCAGAGGCTATAATGACCCCATCAGAGCAGATACCTTCTGAGGTATATACTCAGGGAGAAAGAATAAAAATTTACATCTTGGAAGTTAAAAAAACTACCAAGGGACCGCAGATTTTTGTATCCCGTACCCATCCTGGCCTTCTTAAACGACTTTTCGAGTTAGAAGTACCGGAGATCCATGACGGGATAGTGGAGATTAAGGGGGTGGCCCGTGAGGCAGGGACAAGGTCGAAAATAGCAGTTTATTCGCGGGAGGAAAAGGTGGATCCTGTAGGAGCTTGTGTAGGACCCAAAGGAATCCGGGTTCAGGCAGTAGTTAACGAATTGCGGGGAGAAAAAATAGATATCATCAAGTGGAGCGACGACCCTGCAGTATTTGTGGCTAACTCCTTAAGTCCGGCTCGGGTTTTAGATGTGGAAATTGATTATGAAAATAGGGTAGGGCGAGTTATCGTACCAGATAATCAGCTATCCTTAGCAATAGGTAAAGAAGGGCAAAACGCCCGCTTGGCAGCCAAACTTACTGGGTGGAAGATCGATATTAAGAGTGAAAGCGAAGCTGGCGATTGGCATGGTTGGGATGATGAGGATTTTGAGTTTTAA
- the rnpM gene encoding RNase P modulator RnpM: protein MPRPKKIPLRMCVGCRARKDKRELVRVVRTPEHMVLIDPTGKKAGRGAYLCPKLECLQKAAKSRALERALGVQISPEILAELEASLRNED, encoded by the coding sequence GTGCCGCGTCCTAAAAAAATACCCTTGCGTATGTGCGTGGGTTGTAGAGCACGTAAGGATAAAAGAGAATTAGTAAGGGTAGTACGTACACCGGAACACATGGTGCTTATTGATCCTACAGGTAAGAAAGCCGGGCGGGGGGCCTATCTTTGCCCTAAGTTGGAGTGCCTCCAGAAAGCTGCTAAAAGCCGGGCCTTAGAGAGGGCTTTGGGGGTTCAGATTAGCCCTGAGATCCTAGCTGAATTAGAAGCTAGCCTGCGGAATGAGGATTGA
- a CDS encoding L7Ae/L30e/S12e/Gadd45 family ribosomal protein, translating to MERKVREIFGLALRARKLAWGARAVKAGLKKGEIHFVWIAKDASSRLQEDFQQACRRAGVKIAIGGTKQELGCALGKEPCAVIGLKDIGFASLIQQALKGVDGKSLR from the coding sequence ATGGAACGGAAAGTGCGGGAGATTTTCGGGCTGGCCCTCCGTGCCCGTAAGTTAGCCTGGGGTGCCCGAGCGGTAAAAGCCGGGCTTAAAAAAGGTGAAATTCATTTTGTTTGGATAGCAAAAGATGCGAGTTCACGCTTGCAGGAGGATTTCCAACAGGCCTGCCGCAGAGCTGGTGTTAAAATAGCGATAGGGGGTACTAAACAAGAGCTAGGTTGTGCTTTAGGTAAAGAACCTTGCGCTGTGATAGGTCTAAAGGATATTGGCTTTGCTAGCTTGATACAACAAGCCCTAAAGGGGGTTGATGGTAAATCATTGAGATAA
- the infB gene encoding translation initiation factor IF-2, which translates to MAKTRVFELAKELRVSHKELMDTMASLGIYTRSHMSVLENGEVIKIRNYYRHLRRAAKAAAQAAIQSATETEGAPGPATHVGETNVQPAAPQPVLPQERPEEGGATAELKQVPVPEQQEVVLREKAEGVAKAEAVVEEKPSAPPERSREVAKIAKASPGKPEVAPITSSRVEKVEKIDKPEKGEKVRPRGRERREKERKGKVTPLDTARPLRKRAESKPLRIPKPPELGTKETQEKRRERPGKIEAKARERIRDRFLEEEREEERLVWREKPRPKVKEQPEPPRVVPHVVLSGPLTVQELAKKLNKTAAEVIKKLMSLGVMATINQELDVDTAAIAAQELGAEVEIKIERPITELPDIPDDPATLKPRPPVVTVMGHVDHGKTSLLDAIRHTNVTATEAGGITQHIGAYQVTVNGRKITFLDTPGHEAFTAMRARGAQVTDIAVLVVAADDGVMPQTVEAINHAKAANVPIIVAINKIDKPDANPERIKQQLTEYELVPEEWGGDTIMVPVSALKKQGLEQLLEMILLVADLQELKANPDRPARGVVIEAKLDRGRGPVATVLVQKGTLKVGDTLVAGSVYGRVRAMLDDRGNRVQEAPPSTPVEILGLNDVPEAGDIFQVVEDEKLARQVAEERLIEKRQKELQVAAKTSLDEIFKQMEAGQLKELKVILKADVQGSVEALRNSLERLSNEEVKVNIIHSGVGAITETDVMLAAASKAIIIGFQVRPDANARKAAEGTGVEIRLYRVIYEVLDDIKAAMVGLLEPEKREVFLGRAEVRATFKVPKVGTVAGCYVSEGKIVNRALVRLIRDGVVIYEGRIASLKRFKDDVREVAQGFECGIGLEKFNDIKEGDIIEAYTIEEIRREL; encoded by the coding sequence ATGGCTAAAACCAGGGTTTTTGAACTAGCCAAGGAATTACGAGTTTCCCATAAAGAACTCATGGATACTATGGCTAGCCTTGGTATTTATACCCGGTCGCATATGAGTGTCTTGGAAAATGGAGAGGTTATTAAAATACGGAACTATTATCGACACTTAAGGCGGGCGGCGAAAGCTGCGGCGCAAGCTGCAATCCAGAGTGCTACTGAGACAGAAGGTGCTCCTGGGCCGGCCACCCACGTTGGAGAGACTAACGTACAACCGGCAGCGCCTCAACCTGTTTTACCCCAGGAGCGTCCTGAAGAAGGAGGGGCGACTGCAGAACTTAAGCAGGTCCCAGTGCCAGAACAGCAGGAAGTGGTATTACGGGAGAAGGCTGAAGGAGTAGCTAAGGCTGAAGCAGTTGTAGAAGAGAAGCCTTCGGCACCACCGGAAAGGTCGAGGGAAGTGGCAAAGATAGCTAAAGCTTCGCCAGGGAAACCAGAAGTAGCGCCTATAACTTCTAGTAGAGTGGAAAAGGTAGAGAAGATAGATAAACCAGAGAAGGGGGAAAAGGTTCGTCCGCGAGGACGGGAACGGCGCGAAAAGGAACGTAAGGGTAAAGTGACCCCCCTGGATACCGCTAGGCCCCTCCGTAAACGGGCGGAAAGCAAGCCGTTGCGCATCCCTAAGCCCCCAGAGTTGGGGACTAAGGAAACTCAGGAGAAGAGACGGGAGCGCCCTGGTAAAATTGAAGCTAAAGCCCGGGAGAGGATCCGGGATAGATTCTTGGAAGAAGAACGGGAAGAAGAACGCCTAGTCTGGCGGGAAAAGCCTCGGCCTAAGGTTAAGGAACAACCGGAGCCTCCTCGAGTGGTACCGCATGTTGTCTTGAGCGGGCCCTTAACTGTACAGGAGTTGGCTAAAAAATTAAATAAGACAGCAGCCGAGGTAATTAAGAAGCTTATGAGCCTGGGCGTAATGGCTACCATAAATCAAGAGCTCGATGTGGATACAGCGGCCATCGCAGCTCAGGAGTTGGGTGCTGAAGTAGAGATCAAGATAGAAAGGCCTATAACAGAGCTTCCAGATATCCCCGACGATCCCGCCACCCTTAAGCCGCGACCGCCAGTAGTAACGGTTATGGGTCATGTAGACCACGGGAAGACATCGCTTTTAGATGCCATCCGGCATACTAATGTTACAGCGACAGAAGCTGGCGGAATTACCCAGCATATAGGAGCCTACCAGGTAACAGTTAATGGCCGTAAGATAACTTTCCTGGATACGCCAGGACATGAAGCCTTCACGGCCATGCGGGCTCGGGGAGCCCAGGTTACAGATATAGCTGTACTGGTAGTAGCTGCCGATGATGGGGTAATGCCCCAGACAGTGGAGGCCATAAACCACGCTAAGGCAGCTAACGTGCCTATTATTGTAGCTATTAACAAGATCGATAAGCCGGATGCTAACCCAGAGAGGATCAAGCAGCAGCTAACCGAATACGAGCTGGTACCTGAAGAATGGGGTGGAGATACTATTATGGTACCAGTCTCGGCTTTAAAGAAGCAGGGCTTGGAGCAGCTCCTGGAAATGATCCTTTTGGTCGCTGATTTACAGGAGCTCAAGGCCAATCCGGATCGACCTGCTCGCGGGGTAGTTATTGAGGCCAAGCTAGATCGGGGACGCGGGCCAGTGGCTACTGTACTGGTGCAGAAAGGCACTCTAAAAGTAGGGGATACTCTGGTAGCTGGGAGCGTCTATGGCCGGGTCCGGGCCATGCTTGACGACCGGGGTAACCGGGTACAGGAAGCCCCACCTTCTACACCGGTAGAGATTTTAGGCCTTAATGATGTGCCGGAAGCTGGAGATATATTCCAAGTGGTAGAAGACGAAAAGCTGGCCCGCCAGGTGGCTGAGGAACGCCTGATAGAGAAAAGGCAAAAAGAGCTACAGGTTGCTGCTAAGACTTCCCTGGACGAGATCTTTAAGCAAATGGAAGCAGGACAACTTAAGGAGCTCAAGGTTATTCTTAAAGCTGACGTGCAAGGTTCCGTGGAGGCTTTGCGGAATAGTCTAGAACGTCTCTCCAACGAGGAAGTAAAGGTGAATATCATCCACAGCGGAGTAGGCGCCATCACGGAGACTGATGTTATGCTGGCAGCTGCTTCCAAGGCTATAATCATCGGTTTCCAAGTACGGCCGGATGCTAACGCCCGCAAGGCAGCTGAGGGTACTGGAGTCGAGATTCGCTTATACCGAGTTATTTATGAAGTATTGGATGATATTAAAGCTGCCATGGTTGGGCTCTTAGAACCTGAAAAACGCGAGGTTTTCTTAGGCCGTGCGGAAGTCCGAGCTACTTTTAAGGTTCCTAAAGTGGGTACCGTGGCTGGTTGTTACGTTAGCGAAGGGAAGATTGTTAACCGGGCCCTGGTGCGGTTAATACGTGACGGAGTAGTTATTTATGAAGGACGCATCGCCTCCCTTAAGCGCTTTAAGGATGATGTCCGCGAAGTGGCGCAAGGGTTCGAGTGTGGTATTGGGCTGGAGAAGTTTAACGATATTAAGGAGGGCGACATTATAGAAGCTTATACTATTGAAGAGATAAGACGCGAGTTATAA
- the rbfA gene encoding 30S ribosome-binding factor RbfA, which yields MSIRVERVAEQMKKEIAELLQDEIKDPRIGFVTVTDVELSSDMQHAKVYVSVYGDEEQKKQTLEALARATGFIRREIGRRIKLRLVPEIVFKYDESIERGDRIARLLSRIKAEEG from the coding sequence ATGTCGATAAGGGTGGAACGGGTAGCAGAACAGATGAAAAAAGAAATAGCCGAGCTTTTGCAAGATGAAATAAAAGATCCCCGGATCGGTTTTGTAACCGTGACCGATGTGGAGCTATCTAGTGATATGCAGCACGCCAAGGTGTATGTCAGCGTCTATGGAGATGAGGAACAAAAGAAGCAAACCCTAGAGGCGTTAGCCCGGGCTACGGGTTTTATCCGCCGGGAGATAGGCCGGCGGATAAAGCTCCGCTTAGTGCCGGAGATTGTATTCAAATACGATGAGTCTATCGAACGCGGGGACCGGATAGCCCGACTTTTATCCCGGATTAAAGCGGAGGAAGGGTAA
- a CDS encoding DHH family phosphoesterase: protein MGIAAEIAAELTQAKEVVIASHRLPDGDCIGSTLALARALGQLGARVAAVIGDPVPEMYSFLPGSKELLFPNQVPFLPSLLIVVDCTDLERVEEGFSSWRQKVRRIINIDHHVSNTFFGDLNFVDEGAAATGELIYAVLKEIDGICIDAAIATALYTALVTDTGSFQFENCQSRTLRLAAELVDLGADLALIRENLWENKPLLSIRLLAEVLPTLSLAYEGKVAWLVVRQEVMEKLGAKGEHAEGLVNYPRSIAGVEVGAVFRELEPGVIKVALRSKKQLDVNEVAALFGGGGHKRAAGCLIRGSLEEAVEQVIKAVGERLNHAGRLY from the coding sequence ATGGGTATAGCAGCCGAGATAGCTGCTGAGCTGACCCAAGCTAAAGAAGTAGTCATCGCTTCTCACCGGCTACCCGATGGGGACTGTATAGGTTCCACCTTGGCCTTGGCTAGAGCCTTGGGTCAGCTGGGGGCCCGAGTGGCGGCTGTAATAGGTGATCCGGTACCTGAGATGTATAGTTTCCTTCCCGGTAGCAAGGAATTATTGTTCCCTAATCAGGTCCCTTTCCTACCCTCTCTCCTTATAGTGGTGGATTGTACAGATTTAGAAAGGGTAGAGGAAGGTTTTAGTTCCTGGAGACAGAAAGTCCGGCGGATAATTAACATCGATCACCATGTTAGTAACACTTTTTTTGGTGATCTTAACTTTGTGGATGAAGGAGCCGCTGCTACAGGGGAACTGATTTACGCTGTGCTAAAGGAAATAGATGGAATATGCATAGATGCCGCCATAGCTACAGCCCTGTATACTGCCCTGGTAACTGATACAGGTTCTTTTCAGTTTGAAAACTGCCAATCCCGTACCTTGAGGCTCGCTGCTGAGTTGGTAGATTTGGGGGCGGATCTAGCCCTTATTCGAGAAAATTTATGGGAAAATAAGCCTCTTTTGTCTATCCGCCTCCTGGCTGAAGTTTTGCCTACCCTTTCCTTAGCTTATGAGGGGAAGGTGGCGTGGTTGGTAGTCAGACAGGAAGTAATGGAAAAACTAGGTGCAAAGGGAGAACATGCTGAGGGGCTGGTAAACTATCCTCGCTCTATCGCCGGTGTAGAAGTAGGAGCGGTCTTCAGGGAATTGGAGCCGGGGGTTATTAAGGTAGCTTTACGCTCAAAAAAGCAACTAGATGTTAATGAAGTGGCTGCTCTCTTTGGTGGCGGAGGACACAAACGGGCCGCAGGCTGCCTCATTCGCGGGTCGTTAGAAGAGGCGGTGGAACAGGTGATTAAGGCGGTGGGGGAGCGTTTAAATCATGCTGGAAGGCTTTATTAA